Proteins from a single region of Ogataea parapolymorpha DL-1 chromosome IV, whole genome shotgun sequence:
- a CDS encoding putative secreted protein encodes MLLLRSCRPILLANPLSTALRGLSTSAMRRQTFNLGQEPPRYKVPNEKEQRNPIKYRSRESLFFNKTLPTKFRLGNEPMYENPLAGFVAGAKRFSLAFGFVGLCFSYLMLQTEYVLPELCEAFGAASLVPYPVVQYLYSPYVLRIYRLYDTTKEQTLENLVADETLVFQKLNWSGFKVYNELVKVDDLQIAAKDTPEGRFGFSNMIAREKDDLTRSFYVVDGFGGMRMNRIWKIAETHSGIESARP; translated from the coding sequence ATGCTTCTTTTGCGCAGCTGTCGTCCCATCTTGCTGGCCAATCCACTCTCGACGGCCCTGCGTGGACTGTCCACGTCGGCTATGCGCCGCCAAACCTTCAATCTGGGTCAGGAGCCACCCCGTTATAAGGTCCCCAACGAGAAGGAGCAACGGAACCCCATCAAGTACAGATCCAGAGAgtcgctcttcttcaataAAACGCTGCCTACAAAATTCCGTCTGGGGAACGAACCCATGTACGAAAACCCACTTGCAGGCTTCGTTGCTGGAGCAAAAAGATTCAGTCTAGCATTTGGGTTTGTGGGGCTGTGTTTCTCGTACTTAATGCTCCAGACAGAGTATGTTCTGCCAGAGCTGTGCGAGGCGTTTGGTGCGGCCTCGCTCGTGCCGTACCCTGTGGTGCAATATCTGTACTCGCCGTATGTGCTCCGCATCTACAGACTCTACGACACCACGAAGGAGCAGACCCTGGAGAACCTAGTGGCCGACGAGACGCTcgtgttccagaaactcaacTGGTCGGGCTTCAAAGTCTACAACGAGCTTGTCAAGGTTGATGACCTGCAAATCGCGGCAAAAGATACTCCAGAAGGCCGTTTTGGGTTCTCGAACATGATTGCTCGCGAGAAAGACGACCTTACGCGCTCGTTCTACGTTGTTGACGGGTTTGGAGGCATGCGCATGAACCGCATATGGAAAATCGCCGAAACGCATTCAGGCATCGAATCTGCTCGGCCGTGA
- a CDS encoding putative D-tyrosyl-tRNA(tyr) deacylase — MKVVIQRVKQASVTVNKEVISQINKGLMLLVGISTEDSKEDVEKLANKVLRLKLFEDLGVDANTKTEWVGKPWQKSVVDIKGEILSVSQFTLYGNIKKGAKPDFHRAQKGHVAQELYEMFLSLLRAEMGEDKVKDGQFGAMMDVGIVNDGPVTIVWDTRDK; from the coding sequence ATGAAAGTGGTGATCCAGAGGGTCAAGCAGGCCTCAGTGACGGTCAACAAGGAAGTCATCTCGCAGATCAATAAAGGACTCATGCTATTGGTCGGCATCTCGACCGAAGATAGCAAGGAAGatgttgaaaaactggCCAATAAGGTGTTGCGGCTGAAGCTTTTCGAGGACTTGGGCGTCGACGCCAACACCAAAACCGAGTGGGTCGGCAAGCCATGGCAGAAAAGCGTTGTGGACATCAAAGGAGAGATCTTGTCAGTGTCACAGTTCACGCTCTACGgcaacatcaagaagggCGCCAAGCCGGACTTCCACCGTGCACAGAAGGGCCATGTGGCTCAGGAGCTGTACGagatgtttttgagcctGCTACGTGCAGAAATGGGTGAAGACAAGGTGAAGGACGGCCAGTTCGGCGCCATGATGGATGTGGGCATCGTCAACGACGGGCCCGTTACGATTGTCTGGGATACAAGGGACAAATAG